From one Phycodurus eques isolate BA_2022a chromosome 6, UOR_Pequ_1.1, whole genome shotgun sequence genomic stretch:
- the atg4da gene encoding cysteine protease atg4da: MNSVSPNAVQYTGGAMHSELAEGRRQPAPAQLGGFGLRPPQSPDPSRETSEEPEELDKLKAKLMSAWNNVKYGWTVKSKTSFNKISPVTVLGHSYLLNSEEQVERFRLAFVSRLWLTYRREFPQLEGSSWTTDCGWGCMLRSGQMLLAQGLLAHLMPREWTWPDAQQLTDVDFEVLRIRSPVRVGGVPIPSFGSPRGSGAPEKTPPSHLTPNSSQKKRFESSRDRQAEPVHQKLLTWFGDQPPTPFGVHQLVAIGRSSGKKAGDWYGPSVVAHILRKAVAKSTLVHNLAVYVAQDCTVYKEDVARLCELSLSHTPPEPDNQACKSVIILVPVRLGGEALNPSYIECVKNILKLECCIGIIGGKPKHSLYFVGFQDEHLLYLDPHYCQPVVDVTQVNFPLESFHCSSPKKMPFTRMDPSCTIGFYARNKKDFESLCSAVSLALSSSVEKYPIFTFVEGQSQDYGLEAHSSNHTGPAPHIMPPGKPARVNNRRHSDEFVFL; the protein is encoded by the exons ATGAACTCCGTTTCCCCCAACGCGGTGCAGTACACGGGCGGAGCGATGCACAGTGAACTGGCGGAGGGCCGCAGGCAGCCGGCCCCGGCGCAGCTGGGCGGTTTTGGACTCAGACCTCCGCAGAGTCCGGATCCCAGCAGAGAAACAAGCGAAGAGCCCGAGGAGCTGGATAAACTCAAAGCCAAATTAATGTCAGCATGGAACAACGTCAAATATG GTTGGACTGTGAAATCAAAGACGTCCTTTAACAAGATCTCACCAGTCACGGTCCTGGGACACTCCTATCTGCTCAACAGTGAAG AGCAAGTGGAGCGCTTCCGCCTGGCTTTCGTGTCCAGGCTGTGGCTGACCTACAGACGGGAGTTCCCTCAGTTGGAGGGCTCCAGCTGGACCACCGACTGCGGCTGGGGCTGCATGCTGCGCAGCGGCCAGATGCTGCTGGCTCAGGGCCTGCTGGCTCATCTGATGCCCCGAG AGTGGACTTGGCCAGACGCTCAGCAGTTGACGGACGTGGACTTTGAAGTGTTGCGAATACGCTCGCCGGTGCGTGTCGGCGGGGTGCCCATCCCGTCTTTCGGCTCCCCACGGGGGTCCGGCGCCCCTGAGAAGACGCCGCCAAGCCATCTGACGCCTAATAGTAGCCAGAAGAAGAGGTTTGAGTCTTCACGGGATCGACAAGCCGAACCCGTCCACCAAAAACTGCTCACCTGGTTCGGCGATCAACCGCCAACACCTTTTGGGGTGCACCAGCTGGTGGCAATTGGCAGGAGTTCTGGAAAAAAGGCTGGGGACTGGTACGGCCCGTCCGTAGTGGCACACATACTGCG gaaaGCTGTGGCTAAAAGTACTCTTGTGCACAACCTGGCTGTTTATGTAGCTCAGGATTGCACAG TGTACAAGGAGGACGTTGCCCGTCTGTGTGAGCTGTCACTCAGCCACACTCCGCCAGAACCTGACAACCAAGCCTGTAAGTCAGTCATCATCCTGGTGCCCGTCAGGCTGGGCGGGGAGGCCCTCAACCCGTCTTACATTGAATGTGTCAAG AACATCCTCAAGCTGGAATGTTGTATTGGGATCATTGGAGGCAAACCTAAGCACTCACTCTACTTCGTTGGCTTCCAAG ACGAGCATCTGCTGTATTTGGACCCTCACTACTGCCAACCTGTGGTGGACGTCACTCAAGTCAACTTCCCACTTGAG TCCTTCCACTGTAGTTCTCCCAAAAAGATGCCCTTCACTCGAATGGATCCCAGCTGCACCATCGGCTTTTATGCCAGGAACAAGAAAGACTTTGAATCATTATGTTCTGCTGTCAGTTTG GCCCTGTCGTCCTCTGTGGAGAAGTACCCCATCTTCACCTTCGTGGAGGGCCAGAGTCAGGACTATGGACTTGAGGCGCATAGCAGTAACCACACTGGCCCCGCGCCACACATCATGCCTCCGGGCAAGCCCGCCCGGGTTAATAACAGACGACACAGTGACGAGTTTGTTTTCCTGTGA